The following coding sequences lie in one Ostrea edulis chromosome 8, xbOstEdul1.1, whole genome shotgun sequence genomic window:
- the LOC130049735 gene encoding uncharacterized protein LOC130049735 has protein sequence MMENNMPSLLKCKSSMPSSFGDFSCCRLVIDATEVTQDVPGQDMAAQSQTYSSYKNRHTVKAVTGVAPNGAVVYVSKLYPGSTSNVAIVEHSNMLAKLSPGDMILADKGFTIYSLLPQGVHLNIPPFLKDKGQYTPAEVQVCRKIARSRIHVERVNERIKIFEILSHIPQQFRHISTKIFQVCSMLVNFQDPMIAEIADNYTSNQ, from the coding sequence ATGATGGAAAACAATATGCCATCTCTTCTGAAATGCAAGTCATCAATGCCATCAAGCTTTGGAGATTTCAGTTGCTGTCGTCTGGTAATTGATGCCACAGAGGTGACGCAGGATGTCCCTGGTCAGGACATGGCAGCTCAATCCCAGACATATAGCTCATACAAAAATCGACACACTGTAAAGGCAGTAACAGGTGTTGCTCCTAATGGAGCAGTTGTGTACGTTAGCAAACTTTATCCTGGCAGTACCTCAAATGTGGCTATAGTGGAACACAGCAACATGTTAGCTAAGTTATCGCCTGGGGACATGATCTTGGCAGATAAAGGTTTTACGATCTATTCACTTCTTCCTCAAGGTGTTCACTTGAATATTCCCCCATTCCTTAAAGATAAGGGACAATACACACCAGCTGAAGTTCAGGTTTGCAGAAAGATAGCTCGTTCAAGAATCCATGTTGAGAGAGTGAATGAGAGGATAAAAATTTTTGAGATTCTTTCACATATTCCCCAGCAATTTCGCCACATTAGCACAAAgatttttcaagtttgttctatgCTTGTAAACTTTCAAGATCCAATGATCGCTGAAATTGCAGATAATTACACTTCCAATCAGTAA
- the LOC125661434 gene encoding uncharacterized protein LOC125661434: protein MAFSILYWLNYVSGTKKLHQKSELAVKADHVLKFMFDPELNYAQGRVHASMRDRSYHVSVTLGDNHTVSDSICDCVNGQDKCHHKASLLLYGYKNVSKTDVRTSWIQHPKKAPPKKTTTMDELFPPSQKVANYSYAVDSVKRTPIYVEDLLLGEAYTSATDKIQWLKTNLAIQREKIEQVAQLTVGQRNNHLWALVRKNRLTASNFGKVLAAIRRNRFPPSLFKQVLGSYDLSTKDAILWGINNESVAKAKYCSYGDAVVEETGVWLHESGVLGASPDGIIRRAATHKYNHQVAQLTDILETMKLMSDILEVKCPFSARNMTIPEAILSIKDFCLDFQVHDGRQMYKLKEDHIYYNQVQGQLHIQNKSACDFVVWTTKDIAIVRVLQDSAWDQNIAKLIDFYFTQIIPIVQK, encoded by the exons ATGGCATTTTCCATCCTATATTGGTTGAATTACGTGTCTGGAACCAAAAAACTTCATCAAAAGTCCGAGTTAGCGGTAAAAGCAGACCATGTACTAAAGTTTATGTTCGATCCCGAACTTAATTACGCCCAGGGAAGAGTTCACGCCAGTATGAGAGACAGAAGTTACCACGTCAGT GTCACATTAGGGGATAATCACACAGTTTCTGACAGCATATGTGATTGTGTGAACGGGCAGGATAAATGTCACCACAAGGCATCTCTCCTTTTATATGG CTATAAGAATGTTAGCAAGACGGATGTGAGGACTTCTTGGATCCAGCATCCTAAGAAAGCACCACCAAAGAAAACAACCACTATGGATGAGCTTTTTCCACCTTCACAAAAAGTGGCCAATTACAG ctaTGCTGTGGATAGTGTCAAAAGAACCCCC ATTTATGTAGAAGATTTATTGCTGGGAGAAGCTTACACTAGTGCTACAGACAAGATACAGTGGTTGAAGACAAATCTTGCTATCCAAAGGGAGAAAATAGAGcag GTTGCACAATTGACTGTTGGGCAGAGGAACAACCATCTTTGGGCTTTGGTCAGGAAAAACCGCTTAACTGCATCCAACTTTGGTAAAGTGCTTGCTGCTATCCGACGAAATAG GTTTCCTCCATCATTATTCAAACAGGTTCTGGGCTCTTATGATTTGTCAACAAAAGATGCCATTCTATGGGGTATCAACAATGAGTCAGTTGCCAAAGCAAAGTATTGCTCATACGGTGATGCAGTTGTTGAAGAAACAg GGGTGTGGCTACATGAAAGTGGTGTTTTAGGGGCAAGTCCTGATGGGATTATCCGCCGTGCAGCAACGCATAAATATAACCATCAAGTAGCTCAACTGACAGACATACTGGAGACAATGAAATTGATGTCAGATATTTTGGAAGTTAAATGTCCTTTCAGTGCCAGGAATATGACTATTCCTGAGGCCATTTTATCAATCAAAGACTTCTGTTTAG ACTTCCAGGTTCATGATGGCAGACAGATGTACAAGCTAAAGGAAGATCACATCTATTACAATCAAGTACAGGGACAGCTACATATTCAGAACAAATCCGCCTGTGACTTTGTTGTGTGGACCACCAAGGACATTGCCATAGTTAGGGTTCTTCAAGACAGTGCATGGGACCAGAACATTGCAAAACTTATTGACTTTTACTTCACTCAAATAATCCCCATTGTTCAGAAGTAA